The nucleotide window GACCACACAAACTTTGTGGCAATCAGCAGGAGTATCGCAGCGGCGATCCAGCGCCCCGGATGATGGAGTTGCTTTGCCTCGATCGGCGCGGGGGTTGCGGGGGAAGAAGAGTGAGTAGCCATTATTGTCCGTTCATTACAGCTGTGTCGACGGCGCCGGCTTCGACGCCCCACATGGTCAGGATGCGTTGGTAGTCACCACTGTCGATAAGATGCTGCAAAGCAGCTTGCAGAGCCGGCCCCAAGTCAGAGCCCTTGGCTACCGGCCAGCCGTAGGGTGCTGCATCAAAAATCTCACCCGTTAGTTCGATAGCCCCATCGGAGCGTTCAACCGCCCATGCGGTCACCGGTGAGTCAGCGGAAAAAGCATCAGCCTTGCCAAGCACGAGTGCTGTAGCCGCAGCATCGGAAGAATCATAGGCAAGTTTTTTAATGGGTTGTTTACCGGCCTCCACGCACGCGTCTGATCGGGGAGTGATGTCGTCGGTATCGGAGACAGTGAGGCGCTGGACCGACACAGTCAGCCCACAGGCATCATCAGGATCAACCGGAGCCCCTGTCTGGGATGCCCACTGGATTCCAGCGTTGAGAAAATCAACAAAGTCGTACTGTTTGCGGCGTTCCTCATTATCGGTAAAACCCGATGCGCCGAAGTCCACGGATCCAGCCTGCACGGCGGGCAAAATCATGGAGAAATCTTGATCTTGGATGTTGAGTTCGAGGCCCATTACTGCGGCAGCAGCGCGGGCGAGGTCGATTTCGAAACCAATGATCTCACCAGCGGAATCCTTGAATTCGGCTGGTGCGAAAGGCGGATTGGTTCCGATGGTGATGGAGCCTTTATCCGCGATCTCTTGGGGCACGAGTGCCTGAACGTCAGCAACGGGGTCGGGGATGACAGGCTCCCACCCTTCTGGGTGCCCGCCCTCTTCATTGGTGACGCATCCCGCGAGCGCTAGTGCGCCAGCGAGCAGTGATGCGAGGGGAGCGAGCCCCCTGGGGCGAAGGATTTTCATGGTTGATGAGTCTAGTGAATCTGAAGCAAAGTTCATGTTTGTGTACCCCCGCTTAGGGCTTTCCGTGTGGTGTGCAGTGTGGAGCTGGTACTGCTTAGCCCGTCACATGCGCGTGGGTTTTTGGCCCTTAAATGGCCCCTAGACCCCAAAACAAGAAAAGAGCAACACTAAAAGTGCTGCTCAATGGTGCCCCAGGTGAGACTCGAACTCACACTGGACGGGTTTTGAATCCGTTGCCTCTGCCAATTGGGCTACTGGGGCGCGCTTGGATAGTTTAGCGCATGGTCAACATTGTTCAAATTTAAGTAGGATCGACGCCGTGACTTCCCCCAAACGACTGATGCTCATCGACGGCCACTCCATGGCTTTTCGCGCTTTTTATGCGCTGCCAGCGGAGAAATTTTCCACCTCTTCTGGCCAGTGCACGAATGCCGTCTACGGCTTTGTATCCATGCTTTCCAACCTGATTTCCAAGGAAAAGCCCACGCATATCGCCGCGGCCTTCGACGTTGGGCGCACAACGTTCCGCAGCGAAATGTTTCCGGAGTACAAGGCTCAGCGTGAAAGTGCGCCGGAAGAGTTCAAGGGGCAAGTGGGGCTGATCAAGGAGCTTCTCGAGACACTTGGTATCGCGACCCTTGAGAAAGAAAATTATGAGGCTGACGACATCATCGCTACCCTCGCCACCGAGGCTACCGCCGAAGGGGATTTTGAAACCCTTATCGTTACCGGCGACCGCGACTCTTTCCAACTAGTCAATAGTGCGACTACGGTTCTGTACCCGATGAAGGGCGTCAGCGTGTTGCACCGTTTCACCCCCGAGGCCGTGGAGGAGAAGTACGGCCTCACTCCACAGCAATACCCAGACTTTGCGGCGTTGCGGGGGGACCCTTCGGACAACATGCCGGGGATTCCCGGGGTTGGGGAAAAGACAGCGCAGAAGTGGATTGTTGGCTATGGCAGTCTCGCGCAGTTGCTCGAGCAGGCAGATTCAGTCAAAGGCAAAGTTGGTGAGAAGCTGCGGGAGCGGGTCGAGCAGGTCCGTCTCAACCGTGAGCTTACGGAAATGGTCAAGGACCTTGACCTGCCCTACAAGCCTGAAGATCTAGAGTTCCGCCAGGCCGACATCGTCGCGATCGCGGACGCCTTTGATTCTTTGGAATTCGGCAACCAACTGCGTCAACGTGTTCTGGCAACGCTTCCCAACCTGGGGTCCGATAACGATCAATCGCAGCAGATGCAGCCTTCCACGGGCACCGGCAACGCTAGCGCCGGCAGTGATGTCGATCTTTCCTCCGTCGAGGTCGCCGAACAACCTCTGGCGGAGTTCCTTGAAACCCCGGGCGGACGCGCCGTGGTGTGCGCGGGTAGTGCCAAGCCTGGTGACGGCGATTGCACAGCGTTAGCGATCGTGGATGCGGATTATCGCGGCGTCATTATTCGTACATCCGACATGTCTGAAAACGATGAGCGCGCCTTGGCTCAGTGGCTTGCAAGCGATCAGCCGAAGTTCTTCCACGGGGCGAAGGCCGCCTGGCACATGCTGCGCGGCCGTGGGTTCGACCTGGACGGCATTGCACACGACACCCTCTTAGCTGCCTACCTGTTGCTGCCCGGTCAGCGCACCTACGACCTGCACGATGTGTACCAGAGGCACACGAAGAAAACCCTAGATATCGAGCAGCCTTCTGGCCAAATGTCTTTGCTTGATGACGCCGCGGATGATTCTGCCGCACTGAAGTATCTGCTTCACGAGGCAGCGGCGGTGATGGAATTGTCAGCGGTGCTCACCCAGCAACTCCAAGAGATTGAATCCTTCGAGCTCTATGTCGACCTGGAGCTGCCACTGGTGCCAATCCTGGCGCAGATGGAGGCGGTGGGTATCGCTGTTGACATCGACAAACTGCAGGAGCTGAAAGACCATTTCCAGCTGAAAGTCAATGAAGCCCAGGACGCGGCGCGCGAACTAGCCGGGGATCCAAATTTGAACCTGTCCAGCCCCAAGCAGCTTCAGGTGGTGCTTTTCGACACGCTCGAGATGCCGAAAACTAAGAAGACCAAAACCGGATATTCCACGGCTGCGAAGGAAATCGAGGCGCTGGCCAAAAATCACCCGCACCCATTCCTCGATCAGCTCCTAGCCCATCGAGAAAACCAGAAGATGAAGACCACCCTGGAAGGGCTGATCAAGTGCGTAGCCGCTGACGGTCGCATCCACACTACGTACAAGCAGACGGTGACGTCCACGGGTCGTTTGTCTTCGACCGACCCGAACCTGCAGAACATCCCGGTCCGTACACCTGCGGGGCGTGAGATTCGCTCCGCGTTTGTGGTCGGGGATGGATACGAGACTTTGCTGACGGCTGACTATTCGCAGATCGAGATGCGCGTGATGGCGCACTTGTCGGAGGATGCAGGCCTCGTCGAGGCGTATCGTCAGGGCGAGGACCTACACAACTATGTGGGCTCCCGGGTGTTTGACGTGCCGGTGGAGGAAGTCACGCCGGAGTTGCGACGCAGGGTGAAAGCCATGTCTTACGGCCTGGTTTATGGCCTGTCTGCCTATGGGTTGTCCGGCCAGTTGGATATCACCCCGGGCGAGGCCAAATCGATCATGAATAACTACTTCAAGCGTTTCGGTGGGGTTAAGGCCTATTTGGACGGTGCGGTCACGCAGGCTCGCCAGTCTGGCTACACGGAAACGATGTTCGGGCGGCGTCGCTATCTGCCGGAGCTGGACAGTGATAACCGGGTCGTACGGGAAAACGCGGAGCGTGCCGCACTTAATGCGCCGATTCAGGGAACTGCAGCTGACATCATCAAGGTTGCGATGCTGCGTGTTGACGCCGCGTTGCGTGACGCAGGCGTGCGCAGCCGGGTGCTGCTGCAGGTACACGACGAGCTCGTTGTTGAGGTGGCGAAGGGCGAGCTGGATAAGGTGCGCAGGATCGTTGAGGATGAGATGGACAACGCCATCGAGCTAAGTGTTCCTTTGGAAGTCAGCAGTGGGCACGGTTCTAACTGGGACGAGGCGGCGCACTAGGCGGCATAAGCAGCGGGTATGTGCTATTGTTGATTCCGTGCGTCAGCTCGCGGTTTCGCAGCTTGGGTAAACACTAGGAAGGCCCGGCCGCGTCGCTAGCAGGAAAGCCTCTCGGCTTGGAATTATATCTTCCAGTTCAAGGGTGTTTTCTGACGTGCCTAATCTGTCCGTTTACAGACTTCCTAGGCCATTTTCGGAGCACTTTTACATATGCCCACAAATAACGTCCCTCAGGTAGCCATTAACGACATTGGCTCTGCTGAGGATTTCCTCGCCGCGGTCGACGCAACCATCAAGTACTTCAACGATGGTGACATCGTCGAAGGTACCGTCGTCAAGGTTGACCACGACGAAGTCCTTCTGGACATCGGATACAAGACCGAGGGTGTCATCCCCTCCCGCGAGCTGTCCATCAAGCACGATGTTGACCCCGGTGAAGTTGTTTCCGTCGGTGACGAAATCGACGCACTGGTCCTCACCAAGGAGGACAAGGACGGTCGCCTGATCCTGTCCAAGAAGCGCGCACAGTACGAGCGCGCATGGGGCGCCATCGAGGAGCTCAAGGAGAAGGACGAGCCCGTTACCGGTACCGTCATCGAGGTCGTCAAGGGCGGCCTGATCCTGGACATCGGCCTTCGCGGCTTCCTGCCTGCTTCCCTCGTCGAGATGCGTCGCGTTCGCGAGCTGGATCCGTACATCGGCCAGCAGATCGAAGCTAAGATCATCGAGCTGGACAAGAACCGCAACAACGTTGTTCTTTCCCGCCGCGCATGGCTCGAGCAGACCCAGTCTGAGGTTCGGTCTGAGTTCCTGCACCAGCTGCAGAAGGGCCAGGTCCGCAAGGGCGTCGTGTCCTCCATCGTCAACTTCGGTGCATTCGTTGACCTTGGCGGCGTTGACGGTCTCGTCCACGTCTCCGAGCTGTCCTGGAAGCACATTGATCACCCCTCTGAGGTTGTTGCAGTTGGCGACGAGGTCACCGTTGAGGTTCTCGACGTCGATCTCGACCGAGAGCGCGTGTCCCTGTCTCTGAAGGCCACCATGGAGGATCCGTGGCGCGTCTTCGCTCGCACTCACGCTGTGGGCCAGATTGTTCCGGGCAAGGTCACCAAGCTCGTTCCCTTCGGTGCGTTCGTTCGCGTTGAAGAGGGCATCGAGGGTCTTGTTCACATCTCCGAGCTGGCTGAGCGCCACGTTGAGGTTCCGGACCAGGTTGTTGCCGTTGGTGAAGAGGTCATGGTCAAGGTCATCGACATCGACCTCGAGCGTCGTCGCATCTCCCTGTCCCTCAAGCAGGCTGACGAGGACTACACCGAAGAGTTCGATCCCTCCAAGTACGGCATGGCTGACTCCTATGACGAGCAGGGTAACTACATCTTCCCCGAGGGCTTCGACCCCGAGACCAACGAGTGGCTGGAGGGCTTCGAGACCCAGCGCGCCGAGTGGGAAGCTCGTTACGCAGAGTCCGAGCGTCGTCACCAGCTCCACACTGCTCAGATCGAGAAGCACCGTGCTGCTGCCGCAGAAGCTGCAGAAGCCGGCGCAACCAACTACTCCTCCGAGACCTCTGAGGCAGCTCCGGCCGCAGAGGCTACCGAGACCGCTGGTTCCCTCGCATCTGACGAGCAGCTCGCTGCTCTCCGCGAGAAGCTCGCTGGTAACTAGTTACCAGTAGCTCTAGCTAGCACAAGCCGCCGGGCGCCATTAGCGCCCGGCGGCTTTTTCATACCCTCGTGCACGGATAACTAGATCAGTAGTAAATCTGCGCCTATGTTGTTTTTCACACTTATTTGGGGTCGTGTGGAGTATCGCTTAAGAAAAGCGCAGTAAGAAGCGTGCGATGTGGTTTATCACGGTCAGGTGTGTTGTTTTTGTATTTGTTTGCTTCTGTTTTGGGGCCATACACTGGGTGAGACCATTAATTGAGCACAACTTAGAAAGGTTCGCTCATGTCGACAAACACCGCGACCGTGTCACAGTTCATTCTGGACAAGGTCGGTGGCGCTGAGAATGTCACCAGTTTGACTCACTGCGCGACACGACTGCGCTTCCAACTGGCTGACCAATCAAAAGCCGATATTGAGGCACTCGACAGCAATGACGCCGTGATGGGCGTCGTCCCCCAGGGATCTACCGGCCTTCAGGTGATCATGGGTGGGGGAGTCGCCGAATACTACGCAGGCATCAAAGCA belongs to Corynebacterium argentoratense DSM 44202 and includes:
- a CDS encoding ABC transporter substrate-binding protein, whose protein sequence is MKILRPRGLAPLASLLAGALALAGCVTNEEGGHPEGWEPVIPDPVADVQALVPQEIADKGSITIGTNPPFAPAEFKDSAGEIIGFEIDLARAAAAVMGLELNIQDQDFSMILPAVQAGSVDFGASGFTDNEERRKQYDFVDFLNAGIQWASQTGAPVDPDDACGLTVSVQRLTVSDTDDITPRSDACVEAGKQPIKKLAYDSSDAAATALVLGKADAFSADSPVTAWAVERSDGAIELTGEIFDAAPYGWPVAKGSDLGPALQAALQHLIDSGDYQRILTMWGVEAGAVDTAVMNGQ
- the polA gene encoding DNA polymerase I, yielding MLIDGHSMAFRAFYALPAEKFSTSSGQCTNAVYGFVSMLSNLISKEKPTHIAAAFDVGRTTFRSEMFPEYKAQRESAPEEFKGQVGLIKELLETLGIATLEKENYEADDIIATLATEATAEGDFETLIVTGDRDSFQLVNSATTVLYPMKGVSVLHRFTPEAVEEKYGLTPQQYPDFAALRGDPSDNMPGIPGVGEKTAQKWIVGYGSLAQLLEQADSVKGKVGEKLRERVEQVRLNRELTEMVKDLDLPYKPEDLEFRQADIVAIADAFDSLEFGNQLRQRVLATLPNLGSDNDQSQQMQPSTGTGNASAGSDVDLSSVEVAEQPLAEFLETPGGRAVVCAGSAKPGDGDCTALAIVDADYRGVIIRTSDMSENDERALAQWLASDQPKFFHGAKAAWHMLRGRGFDLDGIAHDTLLAAYLLLPGQRTYDLHDVYQRHTKKTLDIEQPSGQMSLLDDAADDSAALKYLLHEAAAVMELSAVLTQQLQEIESFELYVDLELPLVPILAQMEAVGIAVDIDKLQELKDHFQLKVNEAQDAARELAGDPNLNLSSPKQLQVVLFDTLEMPKTKKTKTGYSTAAKEIEALAKNHPHPFLDQLLAHRENQKMKTTLEGLIKCVAADGRIHTTYKQTVTSTGRLSSTDPNLQNIPVRTPAGREIRSAFVVGDGYETLLTADYSQIEMRVMAHLSEDAGLVEAYRQGEDLHNYVGSRVFDVPVEEVTPELRRRVKAMSYGLVYGLSAYGLSGQLDITPGEAKSIMNNYFKRFGGVKAYLDGAVTQARQSGYTETMFGRRRYLPELDSDNRVVRENAERAALNAPIQGTAADIIKVAMLRVDAALRDAGVRSRVLLQVHDELVVEVAKGELDKVRRIVEDEMDNAIELSVPLEVSSGHGSNWDEAAH
- the rpsA gene encoding 30S ribosomal protein S1, which translates into the protein MPTNNVPQVAINDIGSAEDFLAAVDATIKYFNDGDIVEGTVVKVDHDEVLLDIGYKTEGVIPSRELSIKHDVDPGEVVSVGDEIDALVLTKEDKDGRLILSKKRAQYERAWGAIEELKEKDEPVTGTVIEVVKGGLILDIGLRGFLPASLVEMRRVRELDPYIGQQIEAKIIELDKNRNNVVLSRRAWLEQTQSEVRSEFLHQLQKGQVRKGVVSSIVNFGAFVDLGGVDGLVHVSELSWKHIDHPSEVVAVGDEVTVEVLDVDLDRERVSLSLKATMEDPWRVFARTHAVGQIVPGKVTKLVPFGAFVRVEEGIEGLVHISELAERHVEVPDQVVAVGEEVMVKVIDIDLERRRISLSLKQADEDYTEEFDPSKYGMADSYDEQGNYIFPEGFDPETNEWLEGFETQRAEWEARYAESERRHQLHTAQIEKHRAAAAEAAEAGATNYSSETSEAAPAAEATETAGSLASDEQLAALREKLAGN